A window of the Thalassophryne amazonica chromosome 11, fThaAma1.1, whole genome shotgun sequence genome harbors these coding sequences:
- the mars2 gene encoding methionine--tRNA ligase, mitochondrial: protein MHLMFAVRSCKAASTLQRRARSFSPLSSVLSLRHSTTHVGTPDKNYYVTTPIFYVNAPPHLGHLYSAVVADCSHRFKQLQGFNSKFSTGTDEHGLKIQQAAAAAGKDPLTFCTGMSERFKNLFFSCNISYTDYIRTTEQRHRQAVECFWSVLWNKGLIYKGSYEGWYSTQDESFLTPSQVGNDLDASGKEIKVSLESGHQVEWMKEENYIFRLSTFQSQLLDWLRGNSKAVQPTRFYQAVLHWLQEDLPDLSVSRHKSRLQWGIPVPNDPDQTIYVWLDALVNYLTVTGYPDKCSQWWNVSHHVIGKDILKFHAIYWPAFLLGAGLPLPLAIYVHSHWTVDGKKMSKSLGNVVDPVECSQMFTNEGMRYFLLRCGVPDSDCNYTEDKVKKLLNAELADSLGGLLNRCIAPSLNPAQVYPSFCPQSFPAEQGVSLKGRAVAEDYHMLDVVQSLPAVVEQHYDSLHVYKAMEAISACVKQTNRFVHRHAPWKLDRRDCRDQRWIDTILHVCLECLRMYGTLLQPVVPEISNKLLSRLGVQPDERSWSALNFLPRYRGMDCPFEGRVLGADSGLLFRRLERQNIDGRKPKVKVKQQNNYFRFTLKY, encoded by the exons ATGCATTTAATGTTCGCGGTCAGAAGCTGTAAAGCTGCGTCCACGCTTCAGCGCCGTGCACGAAGTTTTTCGCCTTTATCCTCCGTCCTGTCTCTTCGACACAGCACAACCCACGTGGGCACACCTGACAAGAATTATTACGTCACAACTCCCATCTTCTACGTCAATGCCCCGCCTCATTTAGGACACCTGTACTCAGCTGTGGTCGCAGACTGTTCACACAGATTTAAACAGTTGCAGGGCTTCAACTCCAAGTTTTCTACAG GCACAGATGAACATGGCTTGAAAATCCAACAAGCTGCTGCTGCGGCAGGAAAAGACCCGCTAACGTTCTGCACCGGCATGTCTGAGAGATTTAAAAATCTCTTTTTCAGCTGCAACATTTCCTATACAGACTACATAAGGACCACTGAGCAGAGGCATCGTCAGGCTGTGGAGTGCTTCTGGTCAGTGCTTTGGAACAAAGGCCTCATCTACAAAGGGAGTTATGAAGGCTGGTACTCCACACAAGATGAAAGCTTTCTCACACCATCACAGGTGGGCAATGACTTGGACGCATCGGGGAAGGAGATCAAGGTGTCACTGGAAAGTGGCCACCAG GTGGAGTGGATGAAAGAGGAGAACTATATCTTCCGTTTGTCAACGTTCCAGTCTCAGCTGCTTGACTGGCTCAGGGGAAATTCCAAAGCTGTTCAACCCACACGTTTTTACCAGGCCGTTCTTCACTGGCTGCAGGAGGATCTTCCTGACCTCTCAGTATCCCGCCACAAAAGCCGCCTTCAGTGGGGAATCCCAGTGCCCAACGACCCGGACCAGACCATCTACGTGTGGCTTGATGCTCTTGTCAACTACCTCACAGTCACTGGTTATCCAGACAAATGCAGCCAATGGTGGAATGTGTCACACCACGTTATAGGAAAGGATATCTTAAAATTTCATGCCATCTACTGGCCGGCGTTTCTGCTCGGGGCAGGTTTGCCGCTGCCACTGGCTATATACGTGCACTCTCACTGGACAGTAGATGGAAAGAAGATGTCTAAAAGTTTAGGTAATGTGGTAGATCCTGTAGAATGTTCACAGATGTTCACAAATGAAGGCATGAGGTACTTTCTTCTGCGCTGCGGTGTCCCAGACTCTGACTGCAATTACACAGAGGACAAAGTTAAGAAGCTTCTTAATGCAGAGCTTGCAGATTCTCTGGGTGGTCTGCTTAACCGCTGCATAGCTCCTTCTCTGAATCCAGCTCAGGTCTACCCCTCCTTCTGCCCTCAATCGTTTCCAGCTGAACAAGGTGTCAGTCTGAAGGGCAGGGCTGTGGCTGAAGACTACCACATGTTGGATGTGGTGCAAAGTCTTCCTGCTGTGGTGGAGCAGCACTATGACAGCCTGCATGTGTACAAAGCCATGGAGGCCATCAGTGCCTGTGTGAAGCAGACCAATAGGTTTGTCCATCGCCATGCACCGTGGAAATTGGACAGGAGGGACTGCAGAGACCAGCGCTGGATAGATACCATCCTCCATGTGTGCCTGGAGTGTCTCAGGATGTATGGCACACTCCTCCAGCCAGTAGTGCCAGAAATTTCCAACAAGCTGTTGTCCAGACTCGGCGTCCAACCCGACGAGAGGAGCTGGTCAGCTCTGAACTTCCTGCCGAGGTATCGAGGAATGGACTGTCCTTTTGAAGGGAGAGTACTGGGTGCTGACTCTGGACTGCTTTTTCGTCGTTTGGAGAGGCAGAATATTGATGGACGTAAACCTAAAGTTAAAGTTAagcaacaaaataattatttcaggtTCACACTGAAATACTAA
- the zgc:101583 gene encoding magnesium transporter NIPA2 has product MDVNHLDFYIGLSLAISSSLFIGASFILKKKGLLRLAGKGSVRAGQGGYAYLKEWLWWAGLISMGAGEAANFAAYAFAPATLVTPLGALSVLVSAVLSSYFLNERLNVHGKIGCLLCVFGSTVMVIHAPQEEEVSSLSAMADKLIDPGFIVFAVCIVGSSLVLIFAVAPRYGQKNVLVYILICSVIGSLSVSCVKGLGIGIKELFAGTAVLKDPLFWALVICLVICVGIQINYLNKALDIFNTSIVTPIYYVFFTTSVMACSAILFKEWLSMTADGVVGTLSGFCTIIWGIFLLHAFKDIMFSWDSLPLFLTKGPQDFPWGHHPYVVLPVHDDQVEDKTKITKEGCSKAEWVT; this is encoded by the exons ATGGATGTGAACCACTTAGATTTTTACATCGGTCTGTCTCTGGCTATCAGCTCCAGTTTGTTTATCGGAGCAAGTTTCATCCTGAAGAAGAAAGGCCTGCTGAGGCTGGCTGGCAAAGGCTCAGTCAGAGCAG GTCAAGGAGGTTACGCTTACCTGAAGGAATGGCTATGGTGGGCGGGACTTATTTCAA TGGGCGCCGGAGAGGCCGCTAACTTTGCTGCATATGCATTTGCACCTGCCACACTTGTGACGCCGCTCGGAGCACTGAGCGTACTTGTAAG CGCTGTGCTTTCCTCTTATTTTCTGAACGAGAGGTTGAACGTGCACGGGAAGATCGGCTGTTTGCTGTGCGTGTTTGGCTCCACTGTGATGGTGATTCACGCGCCACAAGAAGAGGAAGTGTCGTCCCTCAGTGCCATGGCTGACAAGTTAATAGACCCAG GTTTCATTGTGTTTGCTGTGTGCATTGTGGGAAGCAGCCTGGTTCTTATCTTTGCTGTGGCTCCACGGTATGGACAGAAGAATGTGCTGGTCTACATCCTGatctgctctgtgattggctcCCTCTCTGTGTCTTGTGTCAAGGGTCTGGGTATTGGCATTAAGGAGCTATTTGCTGGGACAGCAGTGCTGAAGGACCCCCTGTTCTGGGCCTTAGTCATCTGCCTGGTAATCTGTGTCGGCATTCAAATTAATTACCTCAACAAAGCCCTCGACATCTTTAACACTTCCATAGTCACGCCCATCTACTACGTCTTCTTCACCACCTCCGTCATGGCCTGCTCAGCGATCCTCTTCAAAGAATGGCTGAGTATGACTGCTGATGGAGTGGTGGGGACTCTCAGTGGCTTCTGCACCATCATTTGGGGAATCTTTCTCCTCCATGCCTTCAAAGACATTATGTTTAGCTGGGATTCCCTTCCACTCTTCTTGACCAAGGGCCCTCAGGACTTTCCATGGGGCCATCACCCTTATGTGGTCCTACCCGTCCATGATGACCAAGTGGAGGATAAGACAAAGATAACCAAAGAAGGATGTTCAAAGGCTGAATGGGTAACTTAG
- the timm8a gene encoding mitochondrial import inner membrane translocase subunit Tim8 A, with protein MDGQGATTDPQLQQFIEIESQKQRFQQLVHQMTEVCWEKCMDKPGPKLDSRTEACFVNCVERFIDTSQFILNRLEQTQRTKGSLSESMLD; from the exons ATGGACGGCCAAGGAGCGACGACGGACCCTCAGCTTCAGCAGTTCATTGAAATTGAATCTCAAAAACAAAGATTTCAGCAGCTGGTGCATCAGATGACGGAGGTGTGCTGG GAGAAATGCATGGATAAACCTGGGCCAAAGCTGGACTCCCGGACAGAGGCGTGCTTCGTTAACTGCGTAGAGCGATTCATTGACACGAGCCAGTTTATCCTCAACAGGCTGGAACAGACACAGAGGACTAAGGGGTCCTTATCTGAGAGCATGTTAGACTAA